In a single window of the Bradyrhizobium sp. ORS 285 genome:
- a CDS encoding EF-hand domain-containing protein has translation MTSTIAAMMMAVTAPARSERVTSWSAQLWQARIQAGATLENVQEQQRSEFAQLDADGDGRLSARDVELHATMEAAQARIQAVQGVMRYDVDGDGFVTEDEIRRLMRYELRFQLAQSQKINSSYSPDKQIDSTVQRLMAFDADKDGKISIAEAAKSAAGQRPSGGQSARVRQVLDAAGKDEVMLQDYLSAGEALFRKVDTDGNGTISQQEATDYSQSLVRATAAKKEEAEKAGCELPAASDNAKVMLFSGYEAEALSNVTLKSQDVEVRTGRIVIEPGNEPLYLVVSTYRATIWQVSGAVERIERIVVSSMQTGAGGSDPQAAPLAGVTGVPGERVSFLKRTNCLSYFSEAPSSGSLVSAGAVRRMTGKAPDVLAARYSVSVFSAPSGKIETTRDERDGSLVIRKREGSLTIIGSGGNATIQMGPSRARDEMMRFFPGGVMEIDPKTVVSSVPAVPYEVLPSQAGIVQLLASGALTENRSGEYIVRSKIRFPAGLYGAHSVTFLVMKGTPYPDGDPGHSCVVVEETGESKGGICRSR, from the coding sequence ATGACCAGCACGATCGCAGCCATGATGATGGCCGTAACCGCGCCCGCGCGATCCGAGCGCGTGACGTCCTGGTCAGCGCAGCTGTGGCAGGCGCGCATCCAGGCCGGCGCGACGCTGGAGAATGTCCAGGAACAGCAGCGCAGCGAATTCGCGCAGCTCGATGCCGACGGCGACGGCCGGCTCAGCGCGCGTGACGTCGAGCTGCATGCCACCATGGAAGCGGCTCAGGCGCGAATTCAGGCCGTGCAAGGCGTGATGCGCTATGATGTCGATGGTGACGGCTTCGTCACCGAGGACGAGATCCGGAGGCTGATGCGCTATGAGCTGAGGTTTCAGCTGGCGCAGTCGCAGAAAATCAATTCCAGCTATTCTCCGGACAAGCAGATCGACAGCACCGTTCAGCGGCTGATGGCGTTCGACGCCGACAAGGATGGCAAGATCTCAATCGCGGAGGCCGCGAAGTCGGCTGCGGGACAACGGCCGAGCGGCGGCCAGAGCGCTCGCGTTCGCCAGGTGCTCGATGCCGCGGGCAAGGACGAGGTGATGCTGCAGGACTATCTCAGCGCCGGCGAAGCACTGTTCCGCAAGGTCGATACCGACGGCAACGGCACGATCTCGCAGCAGGAGGCGACCGACTACAGCCAGAGCCTGGTTCGCGCGACCGCTGCGAAGAAGGAAGAGGCTGAAAAGGCTGGTTGCGAGCTGCCGGCCGCCTCCGACAACGCCAAGGTGATGCTGTTCAGCGGCTACGAGGCGGAGGCGTTGTCGAACGTCACGCTCAAGTCGCAGGACGTCGAAGTGCGCACCGGCCGCATCGTCATCGAGCCGGGCAACGAGCCGCTCTACCTCGTCGTTTCGACGTATCGTGCCACGATCTGGCAGGTCTCCGGCGCGGTCGAGCGGATCGAGCGGATCGTGGTGAGCAGCATGCAGACCGGTGCCGGCGGCTCCGATCCACAAGCGGCACCGCTCGCGGGCGTGACCGGCGTGCCGGGCGAGCGGGTCAGCTTCCTCAAGCGAACCAACTGTCTCAGCTATTTCTCGGAGGCACCGTCGAGTGGCTCGCTGGTGAGTGCAGGCGCCGTCCGCCGCATGACCGGCAAGGCGCCGGACGTGCTCGCCGCGAGATATTCCGTCAGCGTCTTTTCGGCGCCATCAGGCAAGATCGAGACGACGCGCGATGAGCGTGACGGGTCGCTGGTCATCCGCAAGCGCGAGGGCTCGCTGACGATCATCGGCAGCGGCGGCAACGCCACCATCCAGATGGGCCCGAGCCGCGCCCGCGACGAAATGATGCGATTTTTTCCCGGCGGCGTGATGGAGATCGACCCGAAGACGGTGGTGAGCTCCGTGCCCGCTGTGCCCTATGAGGTGCTGCCGTCGCAGGCCGGAATCGTGCAACTGCTCGCGTCAGGCGCGCTCACCGAGAACCGCAGCGGCGAATACATCGTGCGCAGCAAGATCCGTTTTCCTGCCGGGCTGTATGGCGCGCATTCGGTGACGTTCCTGGTCATGAAGGGCACGCCCTATCCCGACGGCGATCCCGGCCATTCCTGCGTCGTGGTCGAGGAGACGGGCGAGAGCAAGGGCGGGATCTGTCGGTCGCGCTGA
- a CDS encoding biliverdin-producing heme oxygenase: MSLAAISDDSFHTATTGIRDRLKAATSAAHHALDERLGQYDLTTTAHYRRFLASSAAALLPLEQALEQAGVAAVIEAWPQRRRSEAIRADLAALRGHAAPLELSLPIVDRAAVFGTLYVLEGSRLGAAYLLRVVTASDDPRVRHATRYLRHGAGEGLWRSYLAQLECEPMTPDVQERMIASAQAAFAIFATAMAAA, translated from the coding sequence ATGTCGCTGGCTGCCATTTCCGATGACTCGTTTCACACCGCCACCACCGGGATCCGCGACAGGCTGAAAGCCGCGACCTCAGCGGCTCATCACGCCCTCGACGAGCGCCTCGGCCAGTACGACCTCACGACGACAGCGCATTATCGCCGCTTCCTGGCGTCGAGCGCCGCCGCGCTTCTGCCGCTCGAGCAGGCGCTGGAGCAGGCCGGCGTCGCCGCTGTGATCGAAGCCTGGCCGCAGCGCCGGCGTAGCGAAGCGATCCGGGCGGATCTCGCCGCGCTCCGCGGCCATGCCGCGCCGCTGGAACTTTCGCTTCCGATCGTCGACCGCGCGGCGGTGTTCGGCACCCTTTATGTCCTGGAAGGATCGCGGCTGGGAGCGGCCTATCTGCTGCGCGTGGTCACCGCATCGGATGATCCGCGGGTGAGACACGCGACGCGCTATCTGCGGCATGGCGCGGGTGAAGGGCTGTGGCGCAGCTATCTGGCGCAGCTCGAATGCGAGCCCATGACGCCGGACGTGCAAGAACGAATGATTGCGAGTGCGCAGGCTGCGTTCGCGATCTTCGCGACCGCGATGGCAGCAGCATGA
- the moaB gene encoding molybdenum cofactor biosynthesis protein B, producing MAIDESKSFIPLNIAVLTVSDTRALADDKSGNTLSDRLTAAGHKLAARDIVTDDVEKIRAVVKGWIADPGVDVIITTGGTGFTGRDVTPEAIEPLFEKRMDGFSIAFHLLSHAKIGTSTIQSRATAGVAGATYIFCLPGSPGACRDGWDGILAAQLDYRTRPCNFVEIMPRLDEHLRRPKAQGATA from the coding sequence ATGGCGATCGACGAGAGCAAGAGCTTCATTCCCCTCAACATCGCCGTGCTGACGGTGTCCGACACGCGCGCGCTCGCCGACGACAAGTCGGGCAATACCTTGAGCGATCGCCTGACCGCGGCCGGCCACAAGCTCGCTGCGCGCGACATCGTCACCGACGATGTCGAGAAGATCCGCGCCGTGGTGAAAGGATGGATCGCCGACCCCGGCGTCGATGTCATCATCACCACCGGCGGCACCGGCTTCACTGGCCGTGACGTCACGCCGGAGGCGATCGAGCCGCTGTTCGAGAAGCGGATGGACGGCTTCTCGATCGCCTTCCACCTGCTGAGCCATGCCAAGATCGGAACGTCGACGATCCAGAGCCGCGCCACGGCGGGCGTCGCCGGCGCGACCTACATCTTCTGCCTGCCGGGCTCGCCGGGCGCATGCCGCGACGGCTGGGACGGCATCCTCGCAGCCCAGCTCGACTACCGCACGCGGCCCTGCAACTTCGTCGAGATCATGCCGCGGCTCGACGAGCATCTGCGCCGGCCGAAGGCGCAAGGCGCGACGGCCTGA
- a CDS encoding neutral zinc metallopeptidase, whose product MRYDDFRRSDDIDDRRDDSGGGMGGGMGLPIGGGGLGIGTIIVLGLIGYAFGIDPRILIGGAEMVSHGSSPSYQADRRSPGKTGAPKDEMGDMIAGVLGEIDDRWSEIFQSSGQNYTGPKIVLFRNSTNGGRCGMAQSAMGPFYCPPDRQIFLDTNFFREVETRFRGCQGNACKFTAAYIIAHEAGHHVQNLLGILPRVTRMQQQADNKAEANALQVKVELQADCLSGVWVNREAKKRPGFLEDGDIDAALTTASAIGDDTLQRKATGRVVPDSFTHGSAAQRKRWFMIGYQQGTVQACNTFAANAQL is encoded by the coding sequence ATGCGTTACGATGATTTCCGTCGCAGCGACGACATCGATGACCGTCGCGACGACAGCGGCGGCGGGATGGGCGGCGGTATGGGTCTGCCGATCGGCGGCGGCGGGCTCGGCATCGGCACCATCATCGTGCTCGGCCTGATCGGCTACGCCTTCGGCATCGACCCGCGCATCCTGATCGGCGGCGCCGAGATGGTGAGCCATGGCAGCTCGCCGAGCTATCAGGCCGATCGGCGCTCGCCGGGCAAGACCGGCGCGCCGAAGGACGAGATGGGCGACATGATCGCCGGCGTGCTCGGCGAGATCGACGACCGCTGGAGCGAGATCTTCCAATCGAGCGGCCAGAATTACACCGGACCGAAGATCGTGCTGTTTCGCAACAGCACCAATGGCGGCCGCTGCGGCATGGCGCAGTCGGCGATGGGGCCGTTCTATTGTCCGCCGGACCGGCAGATCTTCCTCGATACCAACTTCTTCCGCGAGGTCGAGACACGCTTCCGCGGCTGCCAGGGCAACGCCTGCAAGTTCACCGCGGCCTACATCATCGCGCATGAGGCCGGGCACCACGTCCAGAACCTGCTCGGCATCCTGCCGCGGGTGACGCGCATGCAGCAGCAGGCCGACAACAAGGCCGAGGCCAACGCGCTGCAGGTCAAGGTCGAGTTGCAGGCGGACTGCCTCTCGGGTGTCTGGGTCAATCGTGAGGCGAAGAAGCGGCCGGGCTTCCTTGAGGATGGCGATATCGATGCGGCGCTGACCACGGCGTCCGCCATCGGCGACGACACCTTGCAGCGCAAGGCTACGGGTCGGGTGGTGCCGGACTCGTTCACCCACGGCTCGGCGGCGCAGCGCAAGCGCTGGTTCATGATCGGCTATCAGCAGGGCACAGTCCAGGCCTGCAACACGTTCGCCGCGAACGCGCAGCTCTAG
- a CDS encoding site-specific DNA-methyltransferase: MVESRRGASAKAPRTKFQPLEEHRIIVGDCVAEMSKLPAASVDLVFADPPYNLQLKGELKRPDESQVDAVNDDWDKFSSFAAYDDFTRAWLLAARRAMKPSATIWVIGSYHNIFRVGAMMQDLGFWILNDIVWRKSNPMPNFRGRRFTNAHETMIWAARDEKAKGYTFNYEALKASNEDVQARSDWLIPLCTGEERLKDGDGKKVHPTQKPEGLLARVLLSSSKPGDLVIDPFNGTGTTGAVAKRLGRRYIGFERDKVYAEAAERRIAAVEPLPEATLAPFMTAREAPRVAFSELIERGMIAPGAKLVDSKRRYGALVRADGAIMLGDKVGSIHRIGAVAQGLPACNGWTFWHVETKGGLRLIDELRAEVRSEMSAA; encoded by the coding sequence ATGGTAGAGTCGCGTCGCGGGGCGTCTGCAAAGGCGCCCCGCACTAAATTTCAGCCCCTTGAAGAGCACCGAATCATCGTCGGCGACTGCGTCGCCGAGATGTCGAAACTGCCGGCCGCATCCGTCGACCTGGTGTTTGCGGACCCGCCATACAATCTGCAGCTCAAGGGCGAGCTCAAGCGTCCCGACGAATCGCAGGTCGATGCCGTCAATGACGATTGGGACAAGTTCTCCTCGTTCGCCGCCTATGACGACTTCACCCGCGCCTGGCTGCTCGCCGCGCGCCGCGCGATGAAGCCGAGCGCGACGATCTGGGTGATCGGCTCCTATCACAACATCTTCCGCGTCGGCGCGATGATGCAGGATCTCGGCTTCTGGATCCTCAACGACATCGTGTGGCGCAAGTCGAACCCGATGCCGAATTTCCGCGGCCGCCGCTTCACCAACGCGCACGAGACCATGATCTGGGCCGCGCGCGACGAGAAGGCGAAGGGCTACACGTTCAATTACGAAGCGCTGAAGGCGTCCAACGAGGACGTGCAGGCACGCTCGGACTGGCTGATTCCGCTGTGCACCGGCGAGGAGCGGCTGAAGGACGGCGACGGCAAGAAGGTTCATCCGACGCAGAAGCCGGAAGGCCTGCTCGCCCGCGTGCTGCTGTCATCCTCGAAGCCCGGCGATCTGGTGATCGATCCGTTCAACGGCACCGGCACCACCGGGGCCGTGGCAAAGCGCCTCGGCCGCCGCTACATCGGCTTCGAGCGCGACAAGGTCTATGCGGAAGCGGCCGAACGCCGCATCGCGGCGGTCGAGCCTCTGCCAGAAGCGACGCTGGCGCCGTTCATGACCGCGCGCGAAGCGCCGCGGGTGGCGTTCTCCGAATTGATCGAGCGCGGCATGATCGCGCCCGGCGCCAAGCTCGTCGATTCCAAGCGCCGCTACGGCGCGCTGGTGCGCGCCGACGGGGCGATCATGCTGGGTGACAAGGTCGGCTCGATCCACCGCATCGGCGCCGTCGCGCAAGGCCTGCCGGCCTGCAATGGCTGGACGTTCTGGCACGTCGAGACGAAGGGCGGCCTCAGGCTGATCGACGAGCTGCGCGCCGAGGTCCGCTCCGAGATGAGCGCCGCCTGA
- a CDS encoding HWE histidine kinase domain-containing protein, translated as MNEPVNLTNCDREPIHVPGHVQPFGFLLALVSDFTICMASENAPEFLGGDIAWLLHKPLAAVLSESAAAVIRARVDYLSGPDAVERVFGVDLQGHGRLFDLAIHFSGAYLVVEAEPSLIEPGVNSGELVRLMLGRIRKTTGMTDLAQEAARQLKLLTGFDRVMVYRFHPDGSGEVIAETAGSGLEPFLGLHYPASDIPRQARQLYQRNWLRIIADINATPSPLMSTPAHNAGLLDLSMSVLRAVSPVHIEYLRNMGVGASMSVSILRDGKLWGLFACHHYSPRHLSFEKRTAAELFGQMYSWLLEARERETDVAYESRAHQIQERLIERAAAQAHSKRAILEFVADYKQMIECDGLAVWSDDEITLDGETPTEEEVQDLIGFINRTSPGRICASAEIAKVYASGEAFRDRAAGFLAIPISRTPRDCLIFFRREVLRSVNWAGDPNKVYAEGPLGARLTPRKSFELWQQTVAGQSKPWTAADLRIAESLRVTLLEVILQLSELAARERRGAQERQELMIAELNHRVRNILSLVRGLVAQSKDTATSVEEFVSVLGGRIQALARAHDQITNLNWAPVALRHLLESEAGAYLGSRAGRVRMEGPDVALDPKAFATLALVVHEMMTNSAKYGALADSTGQVQVLWRLDPGSSLVIDWKESGGPPVQPPSRRGFGTTIIERSVPFDLKGDAEIRFDLLGVQARFVIPANFVQMVPALAGAPSRHQVKDDDAPRLSGTVLIVEDNLIIAMGAEVILLELGARHIDTAASVNQALKSIERAVPSFALLDINLGAESSLPVGHRLKELGVPFMFATGYGERAPIPAELAAAPVIQKPYTRELVEKALSKMLKLAAAGRDDPDR; from the coding sequence ATGAACGAGCCGGTCAACCTCACCAATTGCGATCGCGAGCCGATCCATGTGCCGGGCCACGTCCAGCCGTTCGGCTTCCTGCTGGCGCTGGTGTCGGACTTCACCATCTGCATGGCCTCGGAGAATGCGCCGGAGTTTCTCGGCGGCGACATCGCCTGGCTGCTGCACAAGCCGCTCGCGGCTGTCCTAAGCGAGAGCGCCGCTGCGGTGATCCGCGCCCGCGTCGACTATCTCAGTGGCCCGGATGCCGTCGAGCGCGTGTTCGGCGTCGACCTGCAAGGCCACGGCCGGCTGTTCGATCTCGCCATCCACTTTTCCGGCGCTTACCTCGTCGTCGAGGCCGAGCCCAGCCTGATCGAGCCCGGCGTCAATTCGGGCGAGCTGGTGCGGCTGATGCTCGGCCGCATCCGCAAGACGACGGGCATGACGGATCTGGCGCAAGAGGCGGCGCGACAGCTCAAGCTGTTGACCGGCTTCGATCGCGTGATGGTCTACCGCTTCCATCCGGATGGATCGGGCGAGGTCATCGCGGAGACCGCGGGCTCGGGCCTCGAGCCCTTCCTCGGCCTGCACTATCCCGCCTCCGATATTCCGCGCCAGGCGCGTCAGCTCTATCAGCGCAACTGGCTGCGCATCATTGCCGACATCAACGCCACGCCGTCGCCGCTGATGTCGACACCGGCGCATAATGCCGGGCTGCTCGACCTGTCGATGAGCGTGCTGCGCGCGGTCTCGCCGGTTCACATCGAATATCTGCGCAACATGGGCGTCGGCGCCTCGATGTCGGTCTCCATCCTGCGCGACGGCAAGCTATGGGGCCTGTTCGCCTGCCATCATTATTCGCCGCGCCACCTGTCGTTCGAGAAGCGCACCGCGGCCGAGCTGTTCGGCCAGATGTATTCCTGGCTGCTGGAGGCTCGGGAGCGCGAGACCGACGTCGCCTATGAAAGCCGCGCGCACCAGATCCAGGAGCGGCTGATCGAGCGCGCCGCTGCGCAGGCGCACAGCAAGCGCGCCATCCTGGAGTTCGTCGCAGACTACAAGCAGATGATCGAATGCGACGGGCTTGCGGTGTGGTCCGACGACGAGATCACGCTCGACGGCGAGACGCCGACCGAGGAGGAGGTGCAGGACCTCATCGGTTTCATCAACCGCACCTCGCCCGGCCGCATCTGCGCCAGCGCGGAGATCGCCAAAGTGTATGCGTCCGGCGAGGCGTTCCGCGATCGCGCCGCCGGCTTCCTCGCGATCCCGATCTCGCGCACGCCGCGCGACTGCCTGATCTTCTTCCGCCGCGAGGTGCTGCGCTCGGTCAATTGGGCCGGCGATCCCAACAAGGTCTATGCCGAAGGTCCGCTCGGCGCTCGGCTGACGCCGCGCAAGAGCTTCGAGCTTTGGCAGCAGACGGTCGCCGGCCAGTCGAAGCCGTGGACCGCGGCCGACCTGCGCATTGCCGAGAGCCTGCGTGTCACGCTGCTGGAGGTGATCCTGCAATTGTCGGAGCTTGCCGCGCGCGAGCGCCGCGGCGCGCAGGAGCGGCAGGAGCTGATGATCGCCGAGCTCAATCACCGCGTCCGCAACATCCTGAGCCTGGTGCGCGGCCTTGTCGCGCAGAGCAAGGACACCGCGACGTCGGTGGAGGAGTTCGTCTCCGTGCTCGGCGGCCGCATCCAGGCGTTGGCGCGGGCGCATGACCAGATCACCAATCTCAATTGGGCGCCGGTGGCGCTGCGCCACCTGCTCGAATCGGAGGCCGGCGCCTATCTCGGCTCGCGGGCGGGGCGCGTGCGCATGGAAGGGCCCGATGTCGCGCTCGATCCCAAGGCGTTCGCGACGCTCGCGCTCGTCGTGCACGAGATGATGACCAACTCGGCGAAGTACGGAGCGCTCGCCGACTCGACGGGACAGGTCCAGGTGCTGTGGCGGCTCGATCCCGGATCGAGCCTGGTGATCGACTGGAAGGAGAGCGGCGGGCCGCCGGTGCAGCCGCCGTCGCGGCGCGGCTTCGGCACCACGATCATCGAGCGCTCGGTACCGTTCGATCTCAAGGGCGACGCCGAGATCCGCTTCGACCTACTCGGCGTGCAGGCGCGCTTCGTGATCCCCGCCAATTTCGTCCAGATGGTGCCAGCGCTGGCAGGCGCGCCTTCGCGGCATCAGGTCAAGGACGACGATGCGCCACGCCTGTCCGGCACGGTGCTGATCGTCGAGGACAATCTGATCATCGCGATGGGCGCCGAAGTGATCCTGCTGGAACTCGGCGCGCGTCACATCGACACGGCAGCCTCGGTCAATCAGGCGCTGAAGTCGATCGAGCGCGCGGTGCCGAGCTTCGCGCTGCTCGACATCAATCTCGGCGCGGAGAGCAGCCTGCCGGTCGGGCACAGGTTGAAGGAGCTCGGCGTGCCCTTCATGTTCGCCACCGGCTATGGCGAGCGCGCGCCGATCCCGGCCGAGCTCGCCGCGGCGCCGGTGATCCAGAAGCCGTATACGCGCGAGCTGGTCGAGAAGGCGCTGTCGAAGATGCTGAAGCTGGCCGCCGCCGGTCGCGATGATCCCGATCGGTAA
- a CDS encoding glutathione S-transferase family protein, translated as MLKLYVAPGTCALASHIALAEAGAAYAVEKLSFKTNQQNSPEYLAINPKGRVPALVTEQGILTETPAMLAYIAQRFPEARLAPLEDAFAFAEVQSFTSYLCSTVHIAHAHKMRGHRWANEESSFADMKRKVPETMSACFSLIEQKMLRGPWVMGEHYTICDPYLFTIAQWLEGDGVDINAFPKVADHFKRMSERPAVKKAMAELA; from the coding sequence ATGCTCAAGCTCTATGTCGCGCCAGGCACCTGCGCGCTCGCCTCACACATCGCTCTCGCCGAAGCCGGCGCTGCTTACGCGGTCGAGAAGCTCAGCTTCAAGACCAACCAGCAGAACAGCCCGGAGTATCTCGCGATCAATCCGAAAGGCCGCGTGCCGGCGCTGGTGACGGAGCAGGGCATCCTGACCGAGACGCCCGCGATGCTCGCCTATATCGCGCAGCGCTTCCCGGAGGCACGGCTGGCACCGCTCGAGGATGCCTTCGCCTTCGCCGAGGTGCAGTCCTTCACCTCCTATCTCTGCTCGACGGTGCACATCGCCCACGCACACAAGATGCGCGGCCATCGCTGGGCGAATGAGGAGTCGTCCTTCGCGGACATGAAGCGAAAGGTGCCGGAGACGATGAGCGCCTGCTTTTCGCTGATCGAGCAGAAGATGCTGCGCGGCCCGTGGGTGATGGGCGAGCACTACACGATCTGTGATCCCTATCTGTTCACCATCGCGCAATGGCTCGAAGGCGACGGCGTCGACATCAACGCCTTCCCGAAGGTCGCTGATCACTTCAAGCGCATGTCCGAACGACCGGCGGTGAAGAAGGCAATGGCCGAGCTGGCCTGA